One genomic segment of Vibrio fluvialis includes these proteins:
- a CDS encoding sensor domain-containing diguanylate cyclase, with translation MRYVKSDKESDFAVQLKTLEETLILKRNLAASFLAIGDSQVAEQYFDSKSAFLDLSKQLLSAQSLIKSMEIVSKNPPSGYRYSKWINAYNNYYSSSLNRQQTQLLIAPQWGVFTEFKAIYRDQRHIGYLVLEIHLKEFSDIGRDNMLLVNDVGTVYSSSRVGIESMSNLGDTFPKVWQDLQRSSRFAGLLEYDDFSFIYRKLDLIDNSKTYLVKVVDNHELVPPYFYLILMFGSITAGVSLYLYRIRKDKLELSKITFTDELSGLHNRHYLKKVSRQLTPDGRYYLCILDIDHFKSVNDKYGHDIGDQVIKRVASVIKSRIRLTDYAFRFGGEEFVVVIKTDSTEQAVRIFDRIREDVARFVQAPKVTISGGVWPVIESVDDAIKQADRLLYMAKEGGRNTILSEAA, from the coding sequence ATGCGTTATGTGAAATCTGACAAAGAATCCGATTTCGCCGTCCAGCTTAAAACACTGGAGGAAACATTGATCCTCAAACGCAATCTGGCCGCCAGCTTTCTTGCTATTGGTGACTCGCAAGTCGCCGAACAATATTTTGATTCTAAGTCCGCATTCCTTGACCTATCAAAGCAACTCCTCTCAGCGCAATCGCTGATTAAATCGATGGAAATCGTCTCAAAGAACCCGCCTTCCGGTTATCGCTATTCAAAATGGATCAATGCTTATAACAACTACTACTCAAGCAGCCTCAACCGCCAACAAACCCAACTGCTTATCGCGCCTCAATGGGGTGTATTTACTGAATTTAAAGCTATCTACCGCGACCAACGTCATATCGGTTACCTGGTGCTTGAGATCCATCTGAAAGAGTTTTCTGATATTGGCAGAGACAACATGCTACTGGTTAACGATGTGGGTACGGTCTACTCCAGTTCTCGTGTCGGCATCGAGAGTATGAGCAATCTGGGCGATACTTTTCCTAAAGTGTGGCAGGATTTACAGCGCAGTAGCCGCTTTGCCGGGTTATTGGAGTATGACGACTTCAGCTTTATTTACCGTAAGTTAGATCTGATCGATAACAGCAAAACTTATCTGGTGAAAGTTGTCGATAATCACGAACTGGTTCCGCCCTATTTCTACCTGATTCTTATGTTTGGCAGTATTACAGCCGGTGTCAGCCTCTACCTCTATCGCATTCGCAAAGACAAGCTGGAGCTGAGCAAAATCACTTTCACCGATGAACTTTCCGGGCTGCATAATCGGCACTATCTGAAAAAAGTCAGTCGTCAATTGACGCCAGACGGCCGCTATTACTTGTGCATTCTCGATATCGACCATTTTAAATCGGTGAACGATAAGTATGGTCATGATATCGGCGACCAAGTCATTAAGCGTGTGGCCTCCGTCATTAAAAGCCGCATCCGTTTAACCGATTATGCGTTCCGCTTTGGCGGTGAAGAGTTTGTGGTGGTGATCAAAACCGATTCAACAGAACAGGCCGTACGTATCTTCGATCGAATTCGCGAAGATGTTGCGCGCTTTGTTCAGGCTCCTAAAGTGACGATTTCCGGTGGCGTCTGGCCGGTTATAGAGTCTGTCGACGATGCCATTAAGCAAGCCGACCGCTTACTCTACATGGCCAAAGAAGGCGGGCGTAATACCATTTTGAGCGAAGCCGCTTAA
- the gcvT gene encoding glycine cleavage system aminomethyltransferase GcvT: protein MTQEHATQELLITPLHALHLEVGAKMVPFAGYDMPVQYALGVKKEHLHTREAAGLFDVSHMGQLRLHGEGAAAALETLVPVDVVDLAEGKQRYAFFTNEQGGILDDLMVANLGDHLFVVVNAACKEQDINHLQAHLPSGVELEIIDDRALLALQGPKAAEVLARLQPAVADMLFMDIQQVQIDGIDCIVSRSGYTGEDGYEISVPADKAEALARTLTAFEEVEWIGLGARDSLRLECGLCLYGHDLDETTTPVEASLLWAIQPVRRTGGAREGGFPGADIILSQIATKDVSRKRVGLVGQTKAPVREGTELFDAEGAKIGIVTSGTAGPTAGIPVSMAYVRADLSAIGTEVFAEVRGKMLPMLVEKMPFVPQRYYRG, encoded by the coding sequence ATGACTCAAGAACATGCGACACAAGAACTCCTGATCACACCATTGCACGCGCTTCATTTGGAAGTTGGCGCGAAGATGGTGCCTTTTGCGGGTTACGATATGCCGGTGCAGTACGCTCTGGGCGTAAAGAAAGAGCACTTGCACACTCGTGAAGCAGCAGGTCTGTTTGACGTTTCACACATGGGTCAGCTTCGTCTGCACGGTGAAGGTGCGGCGGCGGCGCTGGAAACTTTGGTTCCAGTCGATGTGGTCGATCTTGCCGAAGGTAAGCAGCGTTACGCATTCTTTACTAATGAGCAGGGCGGTATTCTGGATGACCTGATGGTGGCTAATCTGGGTGATCATCTGTTTGTAGTCGTGAACGCAGCGTGTAAAGAACAAGACATCAATCACCTGCAAGCACATCTGCCATCAGGTGTTGAGCTGGAAATCATTGACGACCGCGCTCTGTTGGCTCTGCAAGGCCCAAAAGCGGCTGAAGTGCTGGCTCGCCTGCAACCAGCGGTCGCTGATATGCTGTTTATGGATATCCAACAAGTGCAAATCGACGGCATCGACTGCATCGTAAGCCGCAGTGGTTACACGGGCGAAGATGGTTACGAAATTTCTGTGCCGGCTGACAAAGCAGAAGCACTGGCTCGTACGCTGACAGCGTTTGAAGAGGTAGAGTGGATTGGTCTGGGCGCGCGTGACTCGCTACGTCTGGAGTGCGGTCTGTGCCTGTATGGTCACGATCTTGATGAAACCACCACGCCAGTTGAAGCCAGCCTGCTGTGGGCAATTCAGCCAGTTCGTCGCACGGGCGGCGCGCGTGAAGGCGGTTTCCCAGGTGCGGATATCATTCTGTCTCAAATCGCAACGAAAGATGTGTCACGTAAGCGTGTGGGTCTGGTTGGTCAAACCAAAGCACCAGTGCGTGAAGGCACTGAATTGTTTGATGCTGAAGGCGCAAAAATTGGTATCGTGACCAGCGGCACTGCCGGTCCAACTGCGGGTATCCCAGTCTCTATGGCTTACGTGCGCGCGGATCTGTCTGCAATTGGCACGGAAGTGTTTGCTGAAGTACGCGGTAAAATGCTGCCAATGTTGGTTGAAAAAATGCCGTTTGTACCGCAACGCTACTACCGCGGTTAA
- the gcvH gene encoding glycine cleavage system protein GcvH yields MDKTLKFTDSHEWVRDNGDGTVTIGISEHAQEMLGDVVFVELPEVDSECDAGESFSLVESVKAASDIYAPVSGVIVEVNEDLQDSPELINEQPYEGGWIVKVKMSDAAELDDLKDAEEYLSSIEED; encoded by the coding sequence ATGGACAAAACACTGAAGTTTACAGACAGCCATGAATGGGTGCGCGACAACGGTGACGGTACAGTAACAATCGGTATCTCTGAGCACGCTCAGGAAATGCTGGGCGATGTTGTGTTTGTTGAACTACCAGAAGTAGACAGCGAATGCGATGCTGGCGAAAGCTTCTCACTGGTTGAATCTGTAAAAGCAGCTTCTGACATCTACGCGCCAGTATCTGGTGTGATTGTGGAAGTGAACGAAGACCTTCAGGATAGCCCAGAGCTAATCAACGAACAGCCATACGAAGGCGGCTGGATTGTTAAAGTGAAAATGTCTGACGCGGCCGAACTGGACGATCTGAAAGACGCCGAAGAGTATCTGAGCTCTATCGAAGAAGACTAA
- a CDS encoding S1 family peptidase yields MKKWKALAALTYSLSAIPSFAATTDVTTYIVNGTSTSVSTYGSFVSLFYDRIEFDGVYGVGSYCGGTMLDATHVLTAAHCIFDGLGNLDEDYMLFTVVGQTDDESAFPNGSIETVRASEFYYHPDYEDSSTNLWPNDIAIIKLESSLNVVDYTDIPSDDSYRLGTDGTDDDTNDNVFEAVGHGNTSTGVDNTNDLLVTDMTYVSNTTCQLDLPSLTSKQICFKGDYSVSTGLDNGTCQGDSGGPIYRNVSGSLTQVGIVSFGPTTCGSGWTNSDADAVFTEVYDYTSWINSVLAGTETPAFTATDAKRLAYLGLSSTSSDSGGGGSLGLAGFASLLALGLWRTRKRISSEH; encoded by the coding sequence ATGAAGAAATGGAAGGCTTTGGCGGCGCTCACGTATTCCCTTTCTGCAATTCCCTCATTCGCGGCCACCACCGATGTCACGACTTATATTGTTAATGGTACGTCGACCAGTGTCAGTACATACGGATCTTTTGTCAGCCTGTTTTACGATCGTATTGAATTCGACGGCGTGTATGGCGTCGGCAGTTACTGCGGCGGCACCATGCTTGACGCGACGCACGTGCTCACGGCCGCGCACTGCATCTTTGATGGTTTGGGCAATCTGGACGAAGATTACATGCTGTTTACCGTGGTCGGTCAAACGGATGATGAATCTGCTTTTCCAAATGGCAGCATTGAGACTGTGCGGGCTTCGGAGTTCTATTACCATCCTGATTACGAAGACTCATCCACCAATTTATGGCCAAACGACATCGCTATTATCAAACTGGAATCGAGCCTCAATGTGGTTGACTATACCGATATCCCCAGTGATGACTCCTATCGCTTAGGAACAGATGGCACAGATGATGATACCAACGACAATGTCTTTGAGGCTGTTGGTCACGGTAATACAAGCACCGGGGTAGACAACACCAATGATCTGTTAGTCACGGATATGACCTATGTTTCGAACACAACATGTCAATTGGATTTGCCTTCTTTAACCAGTAAACAGATTTGCTTTAAAGGTGACTATAGCGTTTCAACAGGGCTCGACAATGGTACGTGTCAGGGTGATTCTGGCGGCCCGATATATCGAAATGTCAGTGGTTCGTTAACCCAAGTTGGTATTGTCAGCTTTGGTCCAACGACCTGCGGCAGTGGCTGGACTAACTCTGATGCGGATGCCGTGTTTACCGAAGTGTACGATTACACCAGTTGGATTAACAGCGTGCTGGCCGGAACGGAAACACCTGCCTTTACGGCGACTGATGCGAAACGCTTGGCTTATCTCGGTCTGAGTTCGACGTCGTCGGACAGTGGTGGAGGCGGTTCTCTGGGGCTGGCTGGGTTTGCATCGCTGCTGGCACTTGGCTTATGGCGAACGCGCAAACGCATCTCTTCAGAACACTAA
- a CDS encoding sensor domain-containing protein produces MSLTQEKTPHLVNMFSDAHQKRLVHIFDVFSEGIFHMDEQGCMTFYNPGFYQQFGFNASTITLSEWYSVVHPQDRIQLEERVNDHVIHEGRVTTQYRARKTNGQYVWILGTAVTKEHDGETFMVGSHRDISDQKLMESYLNQAAFYDNVSGLANATKLLKDIDQIKLNDAQSGTLVYIQIDDIKSYLNQYGTEVVQHILHHLISALNTITSHDTEFYRVRSDDFAILLNHPVSSENLTALCQDILERYSKSAQEHGHLFGDSMSIGVYPEFSSEYSAEQIINIASRTCQYAGEKNRSRIEIYNGKTQRAVDRFFYIERGLKEALQSRSLSVKFQPILNAQSGQVSSFEALVRWRSKEFGEIFPDEFIPVAEKKGLITELGYQVFEKACEFISRYNQVNGVNIRVNINVSVLQLLNSTFPSNIKMMADEAGIAPKSIVLELTETVILDGNKNALHQLDTLSKMGFQLSLDDFGAGLSSIHSFFDLPLNQIKIDRSMATKTLTNRASEQYLNFIIQLCRSKGVDIVIEGIENSGMYQKFREMGASYLQGYWFSKPLSLASASRYTLSSNLTSG; encoded by the coding sequence ATGTCATTGACGCAGGAGAAAACCCCGCACTTAGTCAATATGTTTTCGGACGCTCACCAAAAGCGTTTGGTCCATATTTTTGACGTCTTTAGTGAAGGGATTTTTCACATGGATGAACAGGGTTGTATGACGTTTTACAACCCTGGCTTTTATCAACAATTTGGTTTTAACGCCTCCACCATCACACTCAGCGAATGGTATTCTGTCGTGCACCCGCAAGATAGAATTCAGCTCGAAGAACGAGTCAACGACCATGTGATCCACGAAGGTCGCGTTACCACCCAATATCGCGCACGTAAGACGAATGGACAGTATGTCTGGATTCTTGGTACCGCGGTGACCAAGGAGCACGACGGCGAAACATTTATGGTCGGCAGTCATCGCGATATTTCCGACCAGAAACTGATGGAGTCATACCTAAATCAGGCCGCCTTTTATGACAATGTTTCGGGCTTGGCGAACGCAACCAAACTCCTTAAAGACATTGACCAGATAAAGCTTAACGACGCTCAGTCCGGCACACTGGTTTACATTCAGATTGACGACATCAAATCGTACCTAAACCAATACGGTACCGAAGTCGTTCAGCACATTCTGCACCATTTGATATCCGCGCTGAATACCATAACCAGCCACGATACTGAATTCTATCGGGTTCGTTCTGATGATTTTGCCATCCTGCTTAACCACCCGGTCAGTAGTGAAAACCTGACGGCACTGTGCCAAGACATTCTTGAGCGCTACTCAAAATCAGCGCAGGAGCACGGTCATCTGTTCGGAGACAGTATGAGCATCGGGGTGTATCCGGAGTTTTCTTCCGAGTACAGCGCCGAACAAATCATCAATATCGCCTCTCGTACATGTCAGTACGCGGGTGAGAAAAATCGCTCACGCATCGAGATCTACAACGGTAAAACTCAGCGCGCGGTTGATCGCTTCTTCTACATTGAACGAGGTTTGAAAGAGGCACTGCAGTCCCGCTCTTTATCCGTCAAGTTCCAACCGATTCTCAACGCACAAAGCGGCCAGGTGTCGAGCTTTGAAGCATTGGTTCGCTGGCGTTCGAAAGAGTTTGGCGAAATATTTCCGGATGAGTTTATCCCGGTTGCGGAAAAGAAGGGCTTGATCACCGAACTGGGTTATCAAGTGTTTGAAAAAGCATGCGAATTCATCAGCCGTTACAACCAGGTCAATGGTGTGAACATTCGCGTGAATATCAACGTCTCCGTTTTGCAGCTCCTCAACAGCACATTTCCATCTAACATCAAAATGATGGCGGATGAAGCCGGCATTGCCCCTAAGTCGATTGTGCTCGAGCTGACGGAAACGGTTATTCTCGATGGCAACAAAAATGCGTTACACCAACTCGATACACTGAGTAAAATGGGGTTTCAGCTCTCTCTGGATGATTTTGGCGCAGGATTGAGTTCGATCCACAGTTTCTTTGATCTGCCACTCAATCAGATCAAGATTGACCGCTCGATGGCGACCAAAACACTGACCAATCGTGCATCAGAACAATACCTGAACTTCATTATTCAGCTTTGCCGCAGTAAAGGGGTCGATATCGTCATTGAAGGTATCGAAAACAGCGGCATGTACCAGAAGTTTCGAGAAATGGGCGCTTCTTACCTGCAAGGCTACTGGTTCTCCAAGCCGCTATCGCTGGCCAGTGCGAGCCGTTATACACTTTCAAGTAACCTGACCTCTGGTTAA
- the gcvP gene encoding aminomethyl-transferring glycine dehydrogenase, with protein sequence MTELLHSLSTQNEFVARHNGPNTADQAKMLKAINAASLEALIAETVPANIRLEKPMSLAPAKSEADMLTAMKAFAQQNQIKRTFIGQGYYNTFTPNVILRNVMENPGWYTAYTPYQPEISQGRLESLLNYQQMVMDLTGMEIANASLLDEATAAAEAMALCHRAGKSKSNIFYVADDVHPQTIEVVKTRAAFLGFEVQVGAIDCLAEQDVFGALLQYPSTTGEVRDLTDIIEKAHANKTLVTVATDLLASTLLKPAGEMGADVVIGSAQRFGVPMGYGGPHAAFMATRDAYKRTMPGRVIGVSIDAKGNQALRMAMQTREQHIRREKATSNICTAQALLANMASFYAVFHGAEGLRTIARRTHHLTAILAAGLTKAGFELAHNSFFDTITINSGANTDALYQKAQQADINLRKLPVQLGISLDETTSIADIEALFGVFGVSESVQALSASIEANEFAAIPENCRRTSEYLTHPVFNTHHSETQMMRYLKKLENKDFSLTHGMIPLGSCTMKLNAAAEMIPVTWPEFGCIHPFAPKVQAAGYAALASDLKEKLCEITGYDAFSLQPNSGASGEYAGLIAIQRYHESRGEGHRNVCLIPSSAHGTNPATASMVSMKVVVVKCDDNGNVDIADLAEKIEKHQDNLSAIMITYPSTHGVYEEQVRQVCEMVHAAGGQVYLDGANMNAQVGLTSPGFIGSDVSHLNLHKTFCIPHGGGGPGMGPIGVKSHLAPFLPGHIEGGLEGTDFAVSAADLGSASILPISWAYIAMMGAEGLTNATEVAILNANYVMERLRPHYPVLYRGANGRVAHECIIDIRPLKEETGISEEDIAKRLMDYGFHAPTMSFPVAGTLMVEPTESEDLAELDRFCDAMIAIREEISQVHSGVWPLADNPLVNAPHTQVDLSSDEWVHPYSREIACFPSAQAKASKYWPTVNRVDNVYGDRNLICSCPSIENYEE encoded by the coding sequence ATGACTGAATTACTTCACAGCCTAAGCACTCAAAATGAGTTTGTTGCTCGCCACAACGGACCAAACACCGCTGACCAAGCGAAAATGCTCAAAGCGATCAACGCGGCCTCTCTGGAAGCTCTGATCGCAGAAACCGTTCCAGCGAACATTCGTCTGGAAAAGCCAATGAGCCTTGCGCCAGCGAAAAGCGAAGCCGACATGCTGACTGCCATGAAAGCGTTCGCACAACAAAACCAAATCAAACGTACTTTCATCGGTCAGGGTTACTACAACACCTTCACGCCAAACGTCATTCTGCGTAACGTGATGGAAAACCCGGGCTGGTACACCGCTTACACGCCATACCAACCAGAAATTTCTCAGGGTCGTCTTGAATCGCTGCTGAACTATCAGCAAATGGTGATGGATCTGACGGGGATGGAAATCGCGAACGCCTCTCTGCTGGACGAAGCGACCGCAGCTGCGGAAGCGATGGCACTGTGTCACCGCGCGGGTAAGAGCAAGAGCAATATCTTCTACGTGGCAGACGACGTTCACCCGCAAACCATCGAAGTGGTGAAGACTCGTGCGGCTTTCCTGGGTTTTGAAGTTCAGGTTGGCGCAATCGATTGCCTTGCAGAACAAGACGTGTTCGGTGCTCTGCTGCAATACCCAAGCACCACGGGTGAAGTTCGCGATCTGACGGACATCATCGAAAAAGCGCATGCGAACAAGACATTGGTGACGGTCGCGACTGACCTGCTGGCCAGCACGCTGCTGAAACCTGCCGGCGAGATGGGCGCAGACGTGGTGATCGGTTCTGCGCAACGTTTTGGCGTGCCGATGGGTTACGGCGGTCCGCATGCCGCCTTCATGGCAACGCGTGATGCGTACAAACGTACCATGCCAGGCCGCGTCATCGGTGTATCTATCGATGCAAAAGGCAACCAGGCACTGCGTATGGCGATGCAAACTCGTGAGCAGCATATTCGCCGCGAGAAAGCGACCTCCAACATCTGTACCGCTCAGGCGCTGCTGGCAAACATGGCGTCATTCTACGCCGTATTCCACGGTGCTGAAGGTCTGCGTACTATCGCTCGCCGCACTCACCACCTGACTGCGATTCTGGCCGCTGGACTGACCAAAGCTGGCTTCGAACTGGCTCACAACAGCTTCTTCGACACCATCACCATCAACTCCGGTGCCAACACCGACGCGCTGTACCAGAAAGCACAGCAGGCCGATATCAACCTGCGTAAATTGCCTGTTCAACTGGGTATCAGCCTGGATGAAACCACCAGCATCGCCGATATCGAAGCGTTGTTTGGCGTGTTCGGCGTCAGCGAAAGCGTTCAGGCTCTGTCTGCCTCTATTGAAGCGAACGAGTTTGCTGCGATTCCAGAAAACTGCCGTCGTACGTCTGAATACCTGACTCACCCGGTATTCAACACGCACCACAGCGAAACGCAAATGATGCGTTACCTGAAAAAACTGGAAAACAAAGACTTCTCTCTGACGCACGGCATGATCCCACTGGGCAGCTGTACCATGAAGCTGAATGCAGCCGCAGAGATGATTCCGGTGACTTGGCCAGAATTTGGCTGCATTCACCCATTCGCACCAAAAGTTCAAGCGGCGGGCTATGCGGCTCTGGCCAGCGATCTGAAAGAGAAACTGTGTGAAATCACAGGCTACGATGCGTTCTCACTGCAACCAAACTCAGGTGCATCAGGCGAATACGCAGGCCTTATTGCGATTCAGCGTTACCACGAAAGCCGTGGCGAAGGTCATCGTAACGTCTGTCTGATCCCAAGCTCTGCGCACGGTACTAACCCGGCGACTGCATCGATGGTATCGATGAAAGTCGTGGTGGTGAAATGTGATGACAACGGTAACGTGGATATCGCTGACCTTGCAGAGAAAATCGAAAAACACCAAGACAACCTGTCTGCCATCATGATCACTTACCCTTCTACACACGGTGTGTACGAAGAACAGGTTCGTCAGGTATGCGAAATGGTTCATGCTGCCGGCGGTCAGGTTTACCTGGACGGCGCGAACATGAACGCTCAGGTTGGTTTGACGTCGCCAGGCTTTATCGGCTCTGATGTTTCGCACCTGAACCTGCACAAAACGTTCTGTATTCCTCACGGCGGCGGCGGCCCGGGCATGGGTCCTATCGGTGTGAAATCGCATCTGGCACCATTCCTGCCAGGTCACATTGAAGGCGGCCTGGAAGGCACAGATTTCGCTGTTTCTGCCGCGGATCTGGGTAGCGCCTCGATTCTGCCAATCTCTTGGGCTTACATCGCGATGATGGGCGCAGAAGGCCTGACCAACGCGACTGAAGTGGCGATTCTGAATGCGAACTACGTGATGGAGCGTCTGCGTCCTCACTATCCTGTTCTGTACCGTGGCGCGAATGGCCGCGTTGCGCACGAATGTATTATCGACATTCGTCCTCTAAAAGAAGAAACCGGCATTAGCGAAGAAGACATCGCAAAACGTCTGATGGACTACGGTTTCCACGCGCCAACCATGTCATTCCCGGTTGCGGGCACGCTGATGGTTGAACCAACAGAATCGGAAGATCTCGCGGAGCTGGATCGCTTCTGTGATGCGATGATCGCGATTCGCGAAGAGATCAGCCAAGTTCATTCTGGTGTATGGCCACTGGCAGACAACCCACTGGTAAACGCGCCACATACTCAAGTTGACCTTTCAAGCGACGAATGGGTTCACCCATACTCGCGCGAGATCGCCTGCTTCCCTTCAGCGCAAGCGAAAGCCTCGAAGTACTGGCCAACTGTCAACCGAGTCGACAACGTCTACGGCGACCGTAACCTGATTTGCTCTTGCCCTAGCATTGAGAATTACGAAGAGTAA
- a CDS encoding helix-turn-helix domain-containing protein has protein sequence MSEDIYDEYPSLTLAKESGDQNIEPLKLGQRIKDIRAKLGITLEEASQRTGLARSTLSKIENEQISPTFQAMQKLAHGLQIDMPQLFEPPKKIMASGRRDVTKKGLGKPHPTQTYEHELLATQLSNKKMMPFKSRVRARAFEEYGDWVRHDGEEFLLILEGEVMFYSEFYEPVLLAEGDSVYYDANMGHMLVSVSDEDALILWVTAK, from the coding sequence ATGTCAGAAGACATTTATGATGAGTACCCATCATTGACTCTCGCCAAGGAATCCGGCGACCAAAATATTGAACCGCTTAAGCTCGGTCAGCGTATTAAAGACATTCGCGCCAAGCTCGGCATCACGCTGGAAGAAGCCAGTCAGCGTACTGGATTGGCACGTTCAACACTCAGCAAAATCGAAAACGAACAGATCTCTCCAACGTTTCAGGCGATGCAGAAACTGGCGCATGGTTTACAAATTGACATGCCGCAACTCTTTGAGCCACCTAAGAAAATCATGGCAAGCGGCCGTCGCGATGTGACCAAGAAAGGGTTGGGTAAACCGCATCCGACCCAAACTTATGAGCATGAATTGCTGGCTACGCAGCTGTCGAATAAAAAGATGATGCCGTTCAAAAGCCGGGTTCGGGCACGTGCATTTGAAGAGTATGGTGACTGGGTTCGCCATGACGGTGAAGAGTTCCTGCTGATCCTCGAAGGTGAGGTGATGTTTTACAGTGAGTTCTATGAACCGGTTCTGCTGGCAGAAGGTGACAGTGTGTATTACGACGCCAATATGGGGCATATGTTGGTCTCGGTGAGCGATGAAGATGCGCTGATCTTGTGGGTCACGGCCAAATAA
- a CDS encoding serine hydroxymethyltransferase, whose amino-acid sequence MNANVNKAYQNHSLESFFSTNLAATDDAVFAGIQAEYTRQNEQIELIASENIVSKAVMQAQGTCLTNKYAEGYPGRRYYGGCEHVDSVEAIAIERAKSLFNCEYANVQPHSGAQANGAVMLALLQPGDTIMGMSLDAGGHLTHGARPALSGKWFNAVQYGVDRATLEINYEDVRRLAQESQPKLIIAGGSAIPRIIDFKKFRDIADEVGALLMVDMAHIAGLVATGAHPSPLPHAHVVTTTTHKTLRGPRGGMILTNHEEIIKKINSAVFPGLQGGPLMHVIAAKAVAFGEALGPEFSSYIDSVIDNAKVLAEVLQTRGCDIVTGGTDTHLMLVDLRPKGLKGNVVEQALERAGITCNKNGIPFDEEKPMITSGIRLGTPAGTSRGFGREEFKLIGEWIGDVLDGLVESPEGNPEVEQQVRKQVKALCQRFPLYQ is encoded by the coding sequence ATGAACGCAAACGTGAACAAAGCTTACCAAAATCACAGCTTGGAGAGTTTCTTCTCCACGAACCTAGCAGCTACGGACGATGCGGTATTTGCCGGCATTCAGGCCGAATACACCCGTCAAAACGAACAAATCGAACTGATTGCTTCTGAGAACATCGTGTCTAAAGCAGTCATGCAAGCACAAGGCACCTGCCTGACTAACAAATACGCTGAAGGCTATCCGGGTCGTCGTTACTATGGCGGTTGTGAGCACGTCGACAGCGTTGAGGCGATTGCTATCGAACGCGCGAAGTCGCTTTTTAACTGCGAGTACGCAAACGTTCAACCTCACTCTGGTGCACAAGCTAACGGTGCTGTGATGCTGGCTCTGCTGCAACCGGGCGATACCATTATGGGTATGTCGCTGGACGCTGGCGGCCACTTAACGCACGGCGCGCGCCCAGCCCTGTCTGGCAAATGGTTTAACGCCGTTCAGTACGGTGTAGACCGCGCAACCTTAGAAATCAATTACGAAGACGTACGCAGACTGGCGCAGGAAAGCCAACCGAAGCTGATTATTGCCGGTGGCTCAGCCATTCCACGCATCATTGATTTCAAAAAGTTCCGCGACATCGCTGACGAAGTCGGCGCGCTGTTGATGGTTGATATGGCGCACATCGCCGGCCTGGTTGCCACAGGCGCTCATCCAAGCCCGCTGCCACACGCACATGTCGTGACCACCACCACACACAAAACCCTGCGCGGCCCGCGCGGCGGCATGATTCTGACCAACCACGAAGAGATCATTAAGAAGATCAACTCGGCAGTATTCCCTGGCCTGCAAGGTGGCCCACTGATGCACGTGATCGCAGCAAAAGCGGTTGCATTTGGTGAAGCTCTGGGGCCTGAATTCTCAAGTTATATTGATTCGGTGATCGATAACGCAAAAGTTCTGGCCGAAGTATTGCAAACTCGCGGCTGTGACATTGTGACTGGCGGAACCGATACGCACCTGATGCTGGTTGACCTGCGTCCTAAAGGATTGAAAGGCAACGTGGTTGAGCAGGCACTGGAGCGTGCAGGAATCACATGTAACAAAAATGGCATCCCTTTTGATGAAGAGAAGCCTATGATTACTTCGGGCATTCGTTTAGGTACGCCTGCTGGAACCAGTCGTGGTTTCGGTCGTGAAGAATTTAAACTCATTGGTGAGTGGATTGGCGACGTGCTGGATGGCTTAGTTGAAAGCCCTGAAGGTAACCCGGAAGTGGAACAACAAGTTCGCAAACAGGTTAAGGCGCTATGCCAGCGCTTCCCGCTTTACCAATAA